TATCCCTAACGCTATATTGAGTACTTTTTTAATAACTTTGCCTCTTTAATTAATGAATTAATGAATTAGTGAGTTAGTGAATAATTATCATCATCTACAATTCAGTTAGATGATGGTTTGCAATCAGTTCAATTAAATCACTAATTCACAAATTCACTAAATCAATAATTAATAACGCCGTGCCTGTAATTTTAGGAATCGAATCATCATGTGATGAAACCTCTGCATCTGTTTGTGTTGACGGAGAGATATTGAGCAATGTAATTGCTAATCAAACCATTCACGAAGCATACGGAGGCGTTGTCCCTGAGCTTGCCTCCAGGGTTCACCAGCAAAATATTGTTCCTGCCGTACAACAAGCATTATTGAACGCAAAAGTAAGCAAAAATGATATTGATGCAGTAGCTTTTACGCGCGGCCCCGGACTTTTAGGCTCACTTTTAGTAGGTGTATCATTTGCTAAGGCGTTTGCACTGGCCAAAAGCTTGCCGCTTATTGATATAAATCATATGCAGGCACATATATTGGCTCATTTTATTGGTGATCATAAACCTTCATTTCCGTTTTTATGTCTTACCGTATCTGGTGGGCATACGCAGATAGTTTTGGTTAACGATTATTTTGACATGCAGGTGATAGGTCAAACGCTTGATGATGCCGCAGGTGAAGCGATGGATAAAACCAGCAAAATATTAGGCTTACCTTATCCGGGTGGACCGCTGATTGATAAATACGCGCGCCAGGGTAATGCGGATGCTTACAAGTTTCCGGAACCACAAATACCCGGTTTGGATTTTAGCTTTAGCGGACTGAAGACATCTATTTTATATTTCATTCGGGACAATGTAGCTAAGAACCCGGATTTTATCAGTCAGAATCTGCCGGATATTTGTGCATCAGTTGAAAAACGCATAGCTACTATATTGCTTAATAAATTGCAAAAGGCAGCGCGGGAACACGACATAAAACAAATTGCTTTAGCCGGCGGAGTATCGGCCAATACAGGTTTACGCCTGGGGCTACAAGATCTTTGTGCAAAAAATGGCTGGGAAAGTTTTATACCCAAAATGGAGTATTGTACTGATAACGCAGCTATGATAGCTATTGCGGGATACTATAAATATTTAAAAGGCGAATTTGCCGGCCAGGAGATTGCTCCGTTGGCAAGAATGATATTTTAATTTCGAATTATTGAATTAGTGATTTACTGAATTGAAAAGATTTTATCTTTCAATAATTCATTAATTGGTAACAATCACTAATTCAGTAATTCAATAAATCATTAATTAAAAAATATGAACATTCCTTCATTGATTTTTTGGGCAGTTTTTGTGCTGCCGCTGGTTGCTTTTCTGATATGGCTAATGCGCCAGGACAAGAAGAAAGGGGTTACCGGGCTTATTGTATTGGCTATT
This region of Mucilaginibacter inviolabilis genomic DNA includes:
- the tsaD gene encoding tRNA (adenosine(37)-N6)-threonylcarbamoyltransferase complex transferase subunit TsaD; translated protein: MPVILGIESSCDETSASVCVDGEILSNVIANQTIHEAYGGVVPELASRVHQQNIVPAVQQALLNAKVSKNDIDAVAFTRGPGLLGSLLVGVSFAKAFALAKSLPLIDINHMQAHILAHFIGDHKPSFPFLCLTVSGGHTQIVLVNDYFDMQVIGQTLDDAAGEAMDKTSKILGLPYPGGPLIDKYARQGNADAYKFPEPQIPGLDFSFSGLKTSILYFIRDNVAKNPDFISQNLPDICASVEKRIATILLNKLQKAAREHDIKQIALAGGVSANTGLRLGLQDLCAKNGWESFIPKMEYCTDNAAMIAIAGYYKYLKGEFAGQEIAPLARMIF